The nucleotide window GGCGGCGTCGGGCGGGTGCAGCAGATTTTCGATGGGCGGCACCACGCCGCTCACCGGAAAACCGGACAGCATGGCTACCGCCTCCATGTTGTCGCGGACAAGGTCCGGGGATGCGGAACGTTCCTTGGTGTGAACGAAAACGATCCCTGCCGGTTCCATCCCTCTCCGGACCAGCGCCTCCACCGAGAGGAGCGTGTGGTTCACGGTGCCCAGCCCCGCCCGCGCCACCAGCACGGGACGGGCGTCGGCGGCCCGGATGCAGTCTATGCACAGGGCCTCCGGCGTGAACGGCACCATCAGGCCGCCCGCTCCTTCAAGGACCAGAGAGGCGTGCTTACCGCGCAGACATGCCAGACTGCGCACCAGGTCTTCCGTCTCCACGCCGCGCATTTCGTCCCGCGCGGCGTGGAGCGGAGCCTTAGGCGCCGCAAAGCACCATCCCACCGCTTCCGCCGGGTCGCGCCCGGCCAGTTCCGGAACGTGCCGGTACACGAAGGCCGCGTCGCTGTCCGTGTCGTACGGGCTCGTGCACCCGGTCTGCATGGGCTTGGCGTAGAAGGGCTGCTCCCCCCGCGCGAACAGTTCGCGCAGCAGCAGCATCGACACCACCGTCTTGCCCACGCCCGTGTCCGTGCCCACCACGAACAGGGCGCGGGATGGGGTTGCGTGCGTGGTGTTCATGATGGCTCTCCATGGGGGCTGGCTGGGGCCTCCGCCGGTTCTTCTTCCCTTTCCTGTTTCCACGCCCTGGCCAGCAGGTCCACGCAGCGGGCCACGTCGTCCACCCGGTGCAGGGCGGTAAGCCCCAGCCGCAGGATGGCCGCGCCGCGCCCCACGGTGGGATGGCGCGCGGCCAGGGCGAGCACGCCGGGGCCGCCGTCCGTGGGGGCGCGCAATCTTGCGGCAAGGCGGGTGCAGCGGTCCTCGTCGCCCACGTCCACGCAGACCACGTGAGCCCCTTCGCGTACGGGCAGCCCTTCGGCGCGCAGGCCCGCGCGCAGGGCAGCGCCCAGCGCGGCGAGGTGGTGGCGGCGACCGTCCAGCCGGGGCAGCAGGTCCAGCAGGGCCAGGCAACAGGCGGCGTGCGCTTCCGGCAGGGCGGTGGAGTGGATCAGCGGCGAGGCCAGGTTTTCCAGTGCGCTTCGGGTGCCGCGCGGCAGCAGCAGGAACGCCCCGAACAGCCCCAGCGCCTTGCCCAGCGTGCCCACGGCGGCGTCGGCAACGCCGTGCGCCCGCCCGCGCCCGCCCGTGCCAAGGGCGCCGAAGGCGTGGGCCTCGTCCACGATGACGAAGGCCCCGTGCTCGCGGGCCACCGCGCCCAAGCGGGTCATCTCCGGCAGGGTGCCGTCCATGCTGTACAGCGATTCGGCAAGGATGACAGGCTGTGTTGCGTCGTTGCCGCCGCTGTTGTTGTCGCTGCTGTCCCGCCACGCGGCCAGACGGCGCGACAGGTCGTCCATGTCCGCATGGCGGTGCGTATGCAGGCGCGCT belongs to Nitratidesulfovibrio sp. and includes:
- the bioD gene encoding dethiobiotin synthase, producing MNTTHATPSRALFVVGTDTGVGKTVVSMLLLRELFARGEQPFYAKPMQTGCTSPYDTDSDAAFVYRHVPELAGRDPAEAVGWCFAAPKAPLHAARDEMRGVETEDLVRSLACLRGKHASLVLEGAGGLMVPFTPEALCIDCIRAADARPVLVARAGLGTVNHTLLSVEALVRRGMEPAGIVFVHTKERSASPDLVRDNMEAVAMLSGFPVSGVVPPIENLLHPPDAAYAPLRRMLDVPDRSDGVVIS
- a CDS encoding aminotransferase class I/II-fold pyridoxal phosphate-dependent enzyme, which gives rise to MADQNRLTGTLLPGASPPTELGTAPGTAPGMPSPPAPPGLLAARLALRVEELHAAGLGRNAPLLDGLPGPVLASTPDSIPRIGAGQSPSPALVHMQGRPLLQFSGNDYLGLAAHEEWRATVADCFARHAPSGTASRLAAGHTALAAKAEAAWADYFGYAECLFLPSGYQANLALLWGLLGHGDAVFLDRRVHASMAHALPPTGARLHTHRHADMDDLSRRLAAWRDSSDNNSGGNDATQPVILAESLYSMDGTLPEMTRLGAVAREHGAFVIVDEAHAFGALGTGGRGRAHGVADAAVGTLGKALGLFGAFLLLPRGTRSALENLASPLIHSTALPEAHAACCLALLDLLPRLDGRRHHLAALGAALRAGLRAEGLPVREGAHVVCVDVGDEDRCTRLAARLRAPTDGGPGVLALAARHPTVGRGAAILRLGLTALHRVDDVARCVDLLARAWKQEREEEPAEAPASPHGEPS